From the Teredinibacter turnerae T7901 genome, one window contains:
- a CDS encoding antibiotic biosynthesis monooxygenase family protein, with protein MEQIARTPSPPYYAVIFTSLRTSVESGYDDMAKRMVELALAQPGFLGMESAREQLGITVSYWRSLEDIKNWKQNAEHRIAQQYGREKWYSQFKTRIALVERDYSF; from the coding sequence ATGGAGCAAATCGCTCGAACTCCCTCGCCCCCGTATTACGCCGTGATTTTTACCAGTTTGCGCACGTCGGTAGAGTCTGGTTATGACGATATGGCGAAACGCATGGTAGAGCTGGCGCTGGCGCAACCAGGTTTTTTGGGGATGGAATCAGCGCGCGAGCAACTGGGTATCACAGTGTCCTATTGGCGAAGCTTGGAAGATATTAAAAACTGGAAACAAAACGCCGAGCACAGGATCGCACAGCAATACGGGCGTGAAAAGTGGTATTCCCAGTTTAAAACCCGAATCGCACTGGTAGAAAGAGACTACAGTTTTTAA
- a CDS encoding metallophosphoesterase family protein: MLTVVGGVSGREPIAVSDIAATLQQPQELQHNTLFTGRPATQLFVASRFVAKLRTDFVFQSQDAEKRALSALALDRRLNAYHPEKTWFLWHTDDQIFIGNIAPRIHTFHSTLPELLQRKPAQALTLLAQLCRLYFSVAHESGFRLDEGLSNFGWTDAGAVYYLDDDRYQWDLFTSFASILAVWIRQLAEFSTEHADIFGQSLCDILLDVFQSPHKIQVLLGQLRYCIAVGGREQQCLNTISACLTKAAYPQRPDRHRSLAVGSTQLSAAETSGDCNANVTSPLAILADIHANLFALQAVLADLRVRQISRILVLGDIVGYGPHPRECIEVLKQQNAIIIQGNHDYAAASGDVSTGFSKLACWAIDWTRRVLTQDDMRWLAELPPYFQSDSWLAVHGAPIDKNYFYGYVYHMTYEANLDWLVQHQIALAFHGHSHVAGVYRRDAAGDSRCDHALQLLSSARCALACPGSVGQPRSGKTAAEYGIFRPADATFELLSVGYDYQRTMDVMRAANFPPALYERLAQGR; the protein is encoded by the coding sequence ATGTTAACTGTTGTTGGTGGTGTGAGTGGTCGCGAGCCCATTGCTGTCTCTGATATTGCCGCCACTCTGCAGCAGCCCCAGGAGCTACAGCACAATACCCTGTTCACCGGTCGTCCTGCGACACAGTTGTTTGTGGCGAGCCGCTTTGTCGCCAAGTTACGTACGGATTTCGTATTTCAGTCACAGGACGCAGAAAAACGCGCACTATCTGCTTTAGCTCTGGATCGTCGGTTGAATGCATACCACCCGGAAAAAACGTGGTTTCTGTGGCACACCGATGACCAGATATTTATTGGTAATATCGCTCCTCGGATACATACCTTTCACAGTACGCTTCCTGAGTTATTGCAAAGAAAACCTGCCCAGGCACTTACGTTATTGGCGCAGTTATGTCGCTTGTATTTTTCGGTTGCTCACGAAAGTGGCTTCCGGTTGGACGAGGGGCTATCCAATTTCGGCTGGACCGACGCCGGAGCGGTGTATTACCTCGATGACGATCGCTACCAGTGGGACCTTTTCACCAGCTTTGCCAGTATTCTGGCCGTTTGGATCCGCCAGCTCGCGGAGTTTAGTACTGAGCACGCCGATATTTTCGGGCAGTCATTGTGTGACATTTTATTGGACGTGTTTCAATCGCCCCATAAGATTCAAGTGTTGCTTGGACAGCTGCGGTATTGCATTGCGGTGGGGGGGCGCGAACAACAGTGTTTGAATACCATTTCTGCATGCTTGACTAAAGCGGCCTACCCCCAAAGGCCAGACCGGCATCGTTCGCTTGCTGTCGGATCTACCCAATTGTCTGCTGCTGAAACATCAGGAGATTGTAATGCGAATGTGACATCGCCCCTGGCGATCTTGGCGGACATTCACGCGAATTTATTCGCTTTACAGGCCGTACTTGCAGATTTGCGTGTGCGGCAGATATCGAGAATTCTGGTGTTGGGGGATATCGTTGGATACGGGCCGCATCCGCGTGAGTGCATCGAGGTGTTAAAGCAGCAGAACGCAATTATCATCCAGGGCAATCATGATTATGCCGCTGCGTCGGGAGATGTGAGCACCGGCTTTTCCAAGCTCGCTTGCTGGGCGATTGATTGGACGCGCAGGGTTCTAACACAAGACGATATGCGTTGGCTGGCTGAGTTGCCGCCTTACTTTCAAAGTGACTCCTGGTTGGCGGTGCACGGAGCGCCTATAGACAAAAATTATTTTTACGGTTATGTCTACCACATGACCTACGAAGCTAATCTCGATTGGCTGGTACAACATCAAATAGCCTTGGCATTTCATGGGCATAGCCATGTCGCCGGCGTCTATCGCCGTGACGCGGCAGGTGATTCGCGTTGTGACCATGCGCTTCAGCTCTTGTCCTCCGCGCGCTGCGCGCTCGCGTGCCCCGGTTCTGTAGGTCAGCCTCGAAGCGGAAAAACCGCAGCGGAGTACGGCATTTTTCGCCCTGCTGATGCGACCTTTGAATTACTTAGCGTCGGTTATGATTATCAGCGTACAATGGATGTCATGCGTGCAGCCAATTTCCCACCAGCTCTTTATGAGCGGCTCGCGCAGGGCAGATAA
- a CDS encoding roadblock/LC7 domain-containing protein, whose translation MTEKTELVLKRKVVDSHLSALLDSNDGVYAALLSSIDGHAIASKARGDVTDSKLAAMTSSCLALAEKIALEAHQNNCDFVILQNENGYVALKRIGKKLVLSALAKKSVSLGLLLSSTRTTAESFQRDIGL comes from the coding sequence ATGACAGAAAAAACTGAGTTGGTGCTAAAGCGCAAGGTCGTGGACTCACATTTGAGTGCATTACTCGACTCTAATGACGGCGTTTATGCCGCTTTACTTTCAAGCATTGATGGGCATGCCATCGCGAGTAAAGCGCGGGGTGATGTCACAGACTCAAAGTTAGCTGCGATGACCAGCTCGTGCCTCGCGCTGGCTGAAAAAATCGCATTGGAGGCGCATCAAAATAACTGCGATTTTGTGATTCTCCAAAATGAAAATGGTTACGTTGCTTTAAAACGTATAGGCAAAAAACTGGTGCTCAGCGCGTTGGCCAAAAAATCGGTAAGCCTGGGCCTGTTGTTATCGTCAACCCGTACGACAGCGGAAAGTTTCCAGCGTGATATTGGTCTTTAG
- a CDS encoding GTP-binding protein translates to MSELKFVITGTAGVGKSTAINAISDIPPINTDAETTDELQALKQTTTVAFDFGEVVLDEDTQIRLYGTPGQERFRHMWEIIADGALGLIILVDNTRADPVADMNMYIDNFAELIDATAFVVGVTRWDQNGKASLDQYFTALEQRGLFAPVIETDPRSRDDVVLLLDSLMSVLEFA, encoded by the coding sequence GTGAGCGAATTGAAATTTGTGATTACCGGTACGGCTGGCGTGGGGAAATCCACCGCAATCAATGCGATAAGCGATATCCCTCCGATAAATACCGATGCGGAAACCACTGATGAACTCCAGGCCCTGAAGCAAACGACCACGGTTGCCTTCGATTTTGGTGAGGTTGTGCTGGATGAAGATACGCAAATTCGTTTGTACGGTACGCCAGGCCAGGAACGGTTTCGCCATATGTGGGAAATTATTGCGGATGGAGCGTTGGGTTTAATTATTCTGGTGGATAACACGCGCGCTGACCCGGTCGCGGATATGAACATGTATATCGACAACTTTGCGGAATTAATTGACGCCACGGCGTTCGTGGTAGGCGTCACTCGCTGGGACCAGAACGGGAAGGCTTCACTTGATCAGTATTTTACGGCGCTTGAGCAGCGGGGTTTGTTTGCGCCAGTGATCGAAACGGACCCTCGCAGCCGGGACGATGTGGTGCTTTTACTGGATTCGTTGATGTCCGTATTGGAGTTTGCCTGA
- a CDS encoding monovalent cation:proton antiporter-2 (CPA2) family protein: MDHHGILVFLAYLLAAMVAVPIFKRLGLGAILGYLVAGTVLGPQILHVVINPDDALHLAEFGIVMLLFVIGLELNPQKLWEMRTQVLLMGGGQLLGSAVVIALLCHFLFGFDWQIAMLLGLTLGLSSTAFAVQLMDEHGVMATDLGRKGFSMLLLQDMAVIPILILVSAFAPQIATAGHNTAPWWYGPLAIAAVLLVGRFAINPLLTIIAATNIRELLTAAALFIVIGTAFLMQSVGFSMGLGAFLAGIVLANCSFRHQLETDIEPFKGLLLGLFFMAVGMTLNLQLLVTKPLLIFGLAVGLMLLKTAVITLLCRNKSTDIWDALALGLMLSQGGEFAFVVLTKMVNFGVADNATRDIVVIVVGVSMALTSPALMLFNLWRKRHQDTPRSYDKIDNEEPEVIIAGLGRFGQIAARILAANEMHFSALDKDASHVDFVRKFGNKIYYGDATRLDLLNAAGLAHARLLLVAVDDEKDSLTIVDNVQSAYPNLKIIVRAHNRAHAYQLFARKVDVVVRETFESGLIAARHTLELLGYTESQALNKIEIFRQHDEQMMMNAVAHKEDLTKLQQIAMEGRRELEELFKQDTHH, from the coding sequence ATGGACCATCACGGCATTCTTGTTTTTCTGGCTTACCTGCTGGCAGCCATGGTAGCTGTGCCAATTTTTAAACGCTTGGGGTTAGGTGCCATTCTCGGCTACCTGGTAGCCGGTACCGTGCTTGGTCCGCAAATCCTTCATGTGGTAATCAACCCCGACGATGCCCTGCATCTGGCGGAGTTTGGCATTGTCATGCTGCTGTTTGTGATCGGGCTGGAGCTCAACCCACAGAAATTATGGGAAATGCGTACCCAGGTACTGCTGATGGGCGGCGGTCAATTACTGGGCTCGGCGGTGGTTATCGCGCTCTTGTGCCATTTCCTGTTTGGCTTTGATTGGCAAATCGCCATGCTACTGGGTTTAACACTCGGTTTGTCATCCACAGCTTTCGCCGTACAACTGATGGATGAGCACGGGGTAATGGCAACAGACCTCGGCCGCAAAGGCTTCTCCATGTTGCTGCTGCAGGATATGGCAGTGATACCGATTCTGATTCTGGTCAGCGCCTTTGCCCCGCAAATCGCCACCGCAGGTCACAACACTGCGCCCTGGTGGTACGGCCCCCTGGCCATCGCCGCTGTACTCTTAGTGGGTCGCTTTGCCATTAACCCGCTACTAACCATTATCGCCGCCACCAATATCCGCGAACTACTCACCGCAGCGGCCCTTTTTATCGTTATCGGCACGGCGTTTTTAATGCAGAGCGTCGGCTTCAGTATGGGCCTGGGGGCGTTCCTGGCGGGCATAGTACTCGCCAACTGCAGCTTCCGTCACCAATTGGAAACCGATATTGAGCCATTTAAGGGACTGCTGCTTGGACTGTTTTTTATGGCCGTGGGGATGACCCTAAATCTCCAGCTACTGGTCACCAAACCTTTGCTTATATTCGGCCTGGCGGTGGGCCTGATGCTGCTTAAAACGGCGGTTATCACCCTGCTGTGCCGCAACAAATCCACCGATATCTGGGACGCACTGGCACTGGGTTTAATGCTTTCCCAGGGCGGCGAATTCGCGTTTGTGGTGCTCACGAAGATGGTCAATTTCGGCGTCGCCGATAACGCAACACGCGATATCGTGGTAATTGTTGTCGGTGTATCCATGGCGCTCACCTCACCCGCGCTAATGCTGTTCAATCTGTGGCGCAAGCGGCATCAGGACACGCCGCGCAGTTACGACAAAATCGACAACGAGGAACCAGAAGTGATTATTGCGGGCCTCGGGCGTTTCGGTCAGATCGCGGCCCGTATTCTCGCTGCCAACGAAATGCACTTCTCAGCGCTGGATAAAGATGCGAGCCACGTGGATTTTGTGCGTAAATTCGGCAACAAAATCTACTACGGGGATGCAACACGGCTAGACCTGCTCAACGCCGCCGGGCTGGCCCACGCCCGACTGCTCCTGGTGGCGGTCGACGACGAAAAGGATTCGCTGACGATTGTCGACAATGTGCAAAGCGCCTACCCCAACTTAAAAATTATTGTCCGTGCCCATAACCGCGCCCATGCTTACCAGCTGTTCGCGCGCAAAGTGGACGTAGTCGTGCGGGAAACCTTTGAGAGCGGGCTTATCGCTGCCCGTCACACCCTGGAGTTACTCGGCTACACCGAGAGCCAGGCGCTGAATAAAATTGAAATTTTCCGTCAGCACGATGAACAGATGATGATGAACGCCGTCGCTCACAAGGAGGATCTGACCAAACTGCAACAAATCGCAATGGAGGGGCGCAGGGAGCTGGAGGAGTTGTTTAAACAGGATACCCATCACTGA
- the pgm gene encoding phosphoglucomutase (alpha-D-glucose-1,6-bisphosphate-dependent), with the protein MALHERAGLPVEEQDLTNIPRLISEYYTRIPTTAEQPVAFGTSGHRGTSLTGTFTETHIAAVCQALAEYRQQQGIDGPMYVGIDTHALSESAFITSVEVLTANGVQLIVQAGRGYTPTPVISHAILAYNGGRSEHLADGIVITPSHNPPQDGGFKYNPPNGGPADTDVTQIIQDRANQIIDDNNREVKRQNFSTAWASDAVTEYDFIKPYVDDLGKVLDMTAIANAGVRIGVDPLGGSGIAYWDVIADTWGVNIEMVSRRVDPNFSFMTLDKDGKIRMDCSSPYAMAGLIGMKDKFDIAIGNDPDYDRHGIVTPTGLMNPNHYLAVAIQYLFSHRTQWSSDLAIGKTLVSSSMIDRVASSLGRQLAEVPVGFKWFVDGLYEGRYGFGGEESAGASFLRRDGNVWSTDKDGIILGLLAAEICAVTEKDPSQHYAALTEEFGAPVYTRIDAPANSAQKNCLKKLSADSVAATELAGEAITQKLTHAPGNNAAIGGLKVCTENGWFAARPSGTEEIYKIYAESFKGKDHLDSILSEAQEIVGNTFKAAGV; encoded by the coding sequence ATGGCGTTACATGAGCGTGCAGGACTCCCGGTGGAGGAGCAGGATCTCACAAACATTCCGCGTTTAATCAGTGAATATTACACGCGAATTCCCACAACGGCAGAACAACCCGTGGCATTTGGTACTTCCGGGCACCGAGGCACGTCATTGACCGGCACCTTCACCGAAACCCATATCGCGGCCGTTTGTCAGGCGCTGGCGGAGTACCGTCAGCAGCAGGGTATTGATGGGCCTATGTATGTCGGTATCGATACCCATGCCCTATCAGAAAGCGCTTTCATCACCTCGGTGGAAGTGCTTACCGCGAATGGCGTACAGCTTATTGTGCAGGCCGGCCGCGGCTACACCCCGACGCCAGTTATCTCTCACGCCATACTGGCATACAACGGCGGGCGTAGCGAACATCTGGCAGACGGTATTGTTATCACGCCATCTCACAATCCCCCGCAGGATGGCGGCTTTAAGTACAACCCACCCAACGGTGGCCCGGCGGATACCGATGTCACACAAATTATTCAGGATCGCGCCAACCAGATTATCGACGATAACAACCGCGAGGTTAAACGCCAGAACTTCAGCACCGCCTGGGCGAGTGATGCAGTCACCGAGTACGATTTTATAAAACCCTATGTGGACGACTTGGGCAAAGTACTGGATATGACAGCTATTGCCAACGCAGGGGTACGCATCGGTGTCGACCCACTCGGTGGCAGCGGCATTGCTTACTGGGATGTAATAGCCGACACCTGGGGCGTAAATATCGAAATGGTGAGCCGCAGAGTCGATCCCAACTTCTCGTTTATGACGCTCGATAAAGATGGAAAAATCCGCATGGATTGTTCCTCACCTTACGCGATGGCGGGCCTGATCGGCATGAAAGACAAGTTCGATATCGCCATCGGCAACGACCCGGATTACGACCGCCACGGCATCGTAACCCCGACCGGTCTGATGAACCCGAACCACTACCTGGCCGTCGCCATTCAATATCTCTTCTCTCACCGCACCCAGTGGAGCAGCGACCTCGCCATTGGCAAAACGCTGGTATCCTCCAGTATGATCGACCGCGTCGCCAGTTCGCTCGGCCGCCAGTTGGCCGAAGTACCTGTCGGCTTTAAATGGTTCGTGGATGGATTGTACGAAGGCCGCTATGGCTTCGGTGGCGAAGAAAGCGCGGGCGCTTCCTTCCTGCGCCGCGACGGGAACGTCTGGTCGACCGATAAAGACGGTATTATTCTCGGCCTTCTTGCTGCAGAAATTTGCGCGGTTACCGAAAAAGACCCGTCGCAACATTACGCCGCCTTAACCGAAGAATTCGGTGCACCGGTGTACACACGTATAGACGCACCCGCAAACTCCGCACAGAAAAACTGCTTGAAAAAACTCAGCGCCGACAGCGTAGCCGCAACGGAACTTGCCGGCGAAGCCATCACCCAAAAACTCACACACGCGCCTGGCAACAACGCCGCAATCGGCGGATTGAAAGTGTGTACAGAAAACGGCTGGTTTGCCGCACGGCCTTCAGGTACAGAGGAGATTTACAAGATTTACGCGGAGAGTTTTAAAGGCAAAGATCACCTGGACTCAATTCTCAGCGAAGCGCAAGAGATTGTAGGGAACACGTTTAAAGCGGCAGGCGTTTAA
- a CDS encoding outer membrane beta-barrel protein: MNIKELSCSVVLSLLSSVCAAEAFHPFLVGGGIGTADITLEGLPFEQEDEIVGLTANLGYSFTRNLAVSYRWSSQDESDFLDIFDFDPDLKLVRNDLLANYTHYFGRGFIRAQLGLSAWRSKGNVRETQVTGFEYMDFDSAKWDIEKHTTYKANYTKESVDPVVGIAVGFDIRRRVEFVLGYDYMNTDYFKLGSTSFIVNVRI; this comes from the coding sequence ATGAATATTAAAGAATTATCTTGCTCAGTTGTTTTAAGTTTACTTTCCTCCGTCTGTGCAGCAGAGGCATTTCACCCCTTTTTAGTGGGGGGTGGCATAGGTACCGCAGACATCACCCTGGAGGGCTTACCGTTCGAACAGGAGGATGAAATAGTTGGTTTGACCGCGAACCTGGGCTACAGCTTCACGCGAAACCTCGCGGTGTCTTACCGATGGAGCTCCCAGGATGAGTCCGATTTTTTAGATATTTTTGATTTCGATCCAGATCTCAAACTGGTGCGAAACGACCTTCTCGCCAATTACACCCACTATTTTGGTCGTGGTTTCATCCGGGCACAGCTCGGTCTGAGCGCCTGGCGTTCCAAAGGTAATGTGCGAGAGACTCAGGTGACAGGATTTGAGTATATGGATTTTGATTCAGCTAAGTGGGATATAGAAAAACACACCACCTATAAAGCGAATTACACCAAAGAAAGCGTGGACCCGGTGGTCGGTATTGCGGTCGGCTTTGATATTCGCCGCCGCGTGGAATTCGTGTTGGGTTACGATTATATGAATACGGATTACTTTAAGTTGGGTAGTACGTCGTTTATCGTAAATGTGAGAATTTGA
- a CDS encoding spondin domain-containing protein: MYASLKKAVGITLASLLITTAVNAEPERDRPQHQYKITITNITKHQSFTPFIVASHKPAVHFFSLGEPASEAIANIAEGGDTSLLAEQLSNSRGVSDIAKSEGLLAAGSSVEITIAAAAGVRTLSLAAMLLPTNDTFVALDAVALPTQRALTYLAYAYDAGSETNSETCATIPGPLCGGVPFSPEDSGEGFVHLAAGISGSGDIDAAEYDWRGPVAKVVIERL; encoded by the coding sequence ATGTATGCATCATTAAAGAAAGCCGTTGGGATTACACTGGCCAGCCTGTTAATTACCACCGCGGTGAATGCAGAGCCAGAGCGTGATCGACCGCAACACCAGTATAAAATCACCATCACCAACATTACCAAACACCAAAGCTTTACACCTTTTATAGTCGCCAGCCATAAACCCGCTGTGCATTTTTTCAGCTTGGGCGAACCTGCGAGCGAGGCGATCGCCAATATCGCGGAAGGGGGAGATACCAGCCTCTTGGCGGAACAGCTGTCCAACAGTCGTGGCGTGAGTGATATCGCCAAAAGCGAAGGCTTGCTGGCGGCAGGATCTTCTGTTGAGATAACCATTGCAGCGGCTGCAGGAGTACGCACCCTGTCGCTGGCGGCCATGTTGCTGCCTACCAACGATACCTTTGTAGCGTTGGATGCCGTAGCCCTGCCAACACAGCGTGCGCTGACCTACCTGGCCTACGCTTACGATGCTGGCTCTGAGACAAACAGTGAAACTTGCGCCACAATACCTGGCCCCTTGTGTGGAGGCGTCCCGTTTTCACCAGAAGATTCGGGAGAGGGCTTTGTTCATCTTGCCGCAGGTATCAGCGGCAGTGGGGACATTGACGCGGCAGAATACGATTGGCGCGGCCCCGTCGCAAAAGTGGTGATTGAGCGGCTCTAA
- the rimI gene encoding ribosomal protein S18-alanine N-acetyltransferase, with protein sequence MIDDIHNGLQRRLQLSNGTACELVNFQQSHLDDIYALECEANPFPWSKRNFVDSIASSHICTGVKIGDQWIAQAVFSIASGDAEILIISVDPKWQGQGVASQLLDTMCEILEDYAAEIFLEVRESNEAAIRLYEKCGFNCLGIRPNYYPRKKGREDAHIYGKSLRIG encoded by the coding sequence ATGATCGACGATATCCACAATGGCCTTCAACGCCGGCTCCAGCTCAGTAATGGAACTGCGTGTGAGTTAGTCAATTTTCAGCAATCCCACCTTGACGATATATACGCGCTGGAATGCGAAGCAAACCCTTTTCCCTGGAGCAAACGCAACTTCGTTGACTCCATTGCCAGCAGCCATATTTGTACAGGTGTGAAAATTGGTGACCAGTGGATTGCCCAGGCGGTGTTTTCAATCGCATCCGGTGACGCAGAGATACTGATTATTTCCGTCGATCCAAAGTGGCAGGGGCAGGGTGTCGCAAGCCAGTTGCTCGATACTATGTGCGAAATACTGGAAGATTACGCAGCAGAGATTTTTCTTGAAGTGCGTGAGTCGAACGAAGCGGCAATTCGGTTGTACGAAAAATGCGGGTTCAATTGTCTGGGCATTCGCCCAAATTACTACCCGCGAAAAAAAGGGCGGGAAGACGCCCATATTTACGGTAAAAGCCTGCGCATCGGCTGA
- a CDS encoding 2-isopropylmalate synthase — MSKPKLVIFDTTLRDGEQSPGASMTRDEKIRIAKMLEKMQVDVIEAGFAIASQGDFESVRAVAKAVKDSTVCSLARAVDADIDRAAEALKGANSARIHTFIATSPIHMKYKLKMEPDAVLAQAVHAVKRARNYTDNVEFSLEDGSRSEFDFMCKIVEAVIDAGAGTINVPDTVGYGEPGEYGAMFRHLIESVANADKAIFSTHCHNDLGLAVANSLSAVMNGVRQIECTINGLGERAGNASLEEVVMAVRTRKDIFPVETGIVTEHIVPTSRLVSSITGFPVQPNKAIVGANAFAHESGIHQDGVLKHRETYEIMRAEDVGWHANKIVLGKHSGRAAVKARFEELGITFDSQDALNQAFARFKDLADKKHEIFDEDLHTLISGKANENIEEHYLLVDMHVCSKTGEKPVAQLRLQVRGQDLDAEAEGSGPVDAVYKAIESIVSSGAEQLLYSVNAITQGADAQGEVTVRLERDGVIVNGIGSDTDIVSASAKAYLHALNLLDSGTARSHPQRDGV; from the coding sequence ATGAGCAAACCTAAACTGGTGATTTTCGATACCACCCTCAGGGATGGGGAACAAAGCCCGGGCGCCTCAATGACCCGCGATGAAAAGATTCGAATTGCCAAAATGCTGGAAAAGATGCAGGTTGATGTAATCGAAGCCGGGTTTGCGATTGCCAGTCAGGGTGATTTTGAATCAGTGCGGGCGGTCGCCAAGGCAGTGAAAGATTCGACTGTGTGCAGTTTGGCGCGCGCAGTGGATGCCGATATTGACCGAGCTGCAGAGGCGCTTAAAGGCGCCAACTCTGCGCGAATCCATACGTTTATCGCGACCTCGCCAATTCACATGAAGTACAAGCTGAAGATGGAGCCCGATGCGGTGCTGGCGCAGGCGGTACACGCAGTGAAGCGCGCTCGCAATTACACGGATAACGTAGAGTTCTCGCTTGAGGATGGCAGCCGCTCAGAGTTCGACTTTATGTGCAAGATCGTTGAAGCGGTGATTGATGCAGGTGCAGGGACCATTAACGTGCCTGACACTGTCGGCTATGGCGAGCCGGGTGAATACGGGGCAATGTTCCGCCACCTTATTGAGTCCGTTGCCAATGCCGATAAGGCCATCTTCTCTACCCATTGTCACAACGACCTTGGGCTCGCGGTGGCCAATTCTTTGTCCGCGGTGATGAACGGTGTGCGCCAGATAGAGTGCACAATTAACGGCCTTGGTGAACGCGCTGGTAATGCCTCGCTGGAAGAAGTGGTGATGGCGGTGCGCACACGCAAAGACATCTTTCCTGTCGAAACGGGCATAGTCACAGAACATATCGTGCCTACCTCCAGGCTGGTATCTTCCATCACCGGTTTCCCAGTGCAACCTAACAAGGCGATTGTTGGCGCTAATGCGTTTGCCCACGAATCCGGTATCCACCAGGATGGCGTATTAAAGCATCGTGAAACCTATGAAATCATGCGCGCAGAAGATGTTGGCTGGCACGCGAACAAAATTGTTCTGGGTAAGCACTCTGGTCGCGCTGCAGTGAAAGCGCGGTTTGAAGAGCTCGGTATCACCTTCGACAGCCAGGATGCATTGAACCAGGCATTTGCGCGGTTTAAGGATCTGGCAGACAAGAAGCACGAGATCTTCGATGAGGATCTGCACACGCTGATTTCCGGCAAAGCCAACGAAAATATCGAAGAGCATTATCTGCTTGTGGATATGCATGTGTGCTCGAAAACCGGTGAGAAGCCGGTCGCGCAACTGCGCCTGCAGGTGCGGGGCCAGGATCTGGACGCCGAAGCCGAAGGCAGTGGCCCGGTCGATGCGGTGTATAAGGCCATTGAAAGCATCGTCAGCAGTGGCGCAGAGCAACTTCTCTACTCCGTTAACGCCATTACCCAGGGCGCGGATGCCCAGGGCGAAGTGACAGTGAGACTCGAGCGCGACGGCGTGATCGTCAACGGTATTGGATCTGACACGGATATTGTGTCGGCATCGGCGAAAGCGTATCTGCACGCGCTCAACCTGCTGGACTCTGGTACTGCACGCTCCCACCCGCAGCGAGACGGGGTGTAA
- a CDS encoding YebC/PmpR family DNA-binding transcriptional regulator, with protein MGRTYENRKASMAKTGAMKTKLYSRYGKEIYVCAKNGGAEVDSNLSLRRLIEKAKKEQVPSHVIDKALDKARGGGGEDFVTVRFEGFGPGNCMVIVDCLTDNNNRTFGDVRTCFNKGKAKLGGQGAVAHMFDHRAIFSFAYDDEERVLEALMEEDVDVADIENDDGIITVIAPQTEFFKTKTALTNAFGDVNFEVEEITFVPQTYAEIEGEDVEQMEKFLDLLNDCDDVQEVYHNAIM; from the coding sequence ATGGGACGTACCTACGAAAACCGCAAAGCATCCATGGCCAAAACTGGCGCCATGAAAACCAAGCTTTACTCCCGCTACGGTAAAGAAATTTATGTGTGCGCGAAAAACGGCGGCGCAGAAGTGGACAGCAACTTATCGCTGCGCCGACTGATCGAAAAAGCCAAGAAAGAGCAGGTGCCAAGCCACGTTATTGACAAGGCGCTCGATAAAGCGCGCGGCGGTGGCGGTGAAGATTTCGTTACAGTGCGTTTCGAAGGTTTTGGTCCAGGCAATTGCATGGTGATTGTGGACTGCCTGACCGACAACAACAATCGCACTTTCGGTGATGTGCGCACCTGCTTTAACAAGGGCAAAGCCAAACTGGGTGGACAGGGTGCTGTGGCGCACATGTTTGATCACCGCGCTATTTTTTCTTTCGCGTACGACGACGAAGAGCGTGTGCTCGAAGCGCTCATGGAAGAAGACGTGGATGTGGCGGATATTGAAAACGACGATGGCATTATTACCGTTATTGCGCCTCAAACCGAATTCTTCAAAACCAAAACGGCGCTGACTAACGCCTTTGGTGATGTGAACTTCGAAGTGGAGGAAATTACCTTCGTACCGCAGACCTACGCCGAGATTGAAGGGGAAGACGTAGAGCAGATGGAGAAATTTCTCGATTTGCTGAATGATTGCGATGATGTGCAAGAGGTGTATCACAACGCGATAATGTGA